A stretch of the Saprospiraceae bacterium genome encodes the following:
- a CDS encoding PorT family protein → MIKIVFSALLVVLLSTNPLESQTFGGGIQAAGCLAQIDGDKVFGFHKPGYQLAVYGTARISKITDLEIQFSFNQRGSRSTKNDLTDIKFTLNYLDVPVLFVVKDWMNLEADQEYYRMHFFGGFSVGKLVSSSSFSGVDKDFKPFDFSWLAGLKYFYTENWALTARYTRSLLPIYKYPDGNREIKMISYFISLGLNYKFN, encoded by the coding sequence ATGATTAAAATAGTGTTTTCTGCTTTATTGGTTGTCCTGCTTTCCACAAATCCCCTTGAAAGTCAGACCTTTGGAGGGGGCATCCAGGCAGCAGGTTGCTTAGCTCAGATTGATGGAGACAAGGTTTTTGGATTCCATAAACCCGGCTATCAATTGGCGGTATATGGAACAGCCCGTATTTCTAAGATTACGGACCTGGAAATTCAATTTTCTTTTAATCAAAGAGGCAGCAGAAGCACAAAAAATGATTTGACCGACATAAAATTTACCCTTAATTATCTGGATGTCCCGGTATTATTTGTCGTAAAGGATTGGATGAATCTGGAAGCGGATCAGGAATATTACCGAATGCATTTTTTTGGCGGTTTTTCAGTCGGTAAATTGGTATCCAGCTCAAGTTTTAGTGGGGTGGATAAAGATTTCAAACCCTTTGATTTTAGTTGGCTCGCAGGCTTAAAATATTTCTATACTGAAAACTGGGCTTTAACCGCACGGTACACCAGATCTTTACTACCCATTTATAAGTATCCGGATGGCAATCGGGAAATCAAAATGATTAGTTATTTTATATCTTTGGGCCTCAATTATAAATTCAATTAA
- a CDS encoding metal ABC transporter permease yields the protein MQEILRYLYEFFSSDLGLRTLIISILVGAMCGMLGCFIVLRNMALIGDALSHAILPGIVLAFIVAGYSTLGFFVGSVLAGLLSAFLITWLQQKVRIKNDAAIGIIFTFMFSIGIIGISWISGKQGVHLDLKDFLFGNLLSVSQEDLYMSIIMLMLVTLIIIVFYRPLFVTTFQPVIAGTMGINSGAMHYLLMLLLSLVVVASLRSVGVILVVSMLITPASAALLIADRLHRVLIWASLLGSLSAILGLILSIAFDFPVGPSMAVMTTFIYTIIALFAPKRGFIPRLRARKNLQQRILIEDILKRASKNPIHESVSIDQFSSITGQTESQLIKWMKKLERLGLMRSFKNGFQLTDQGRIRANQIVRAHRLWETFLVEELGLNADQIHDDAEFIEHHLSEDDLNRLDEQLGYPETDPHGSPIPK from the coding sequence ATGCAAGAAATACTTCGTTATTTATATGAGTTCTTTAGCTCGGATCTTGGATTGCGAACTTTAATTATCTCCATTTTAGTTGGTGCCATGTGTGGCATGCTTGGATGTTTTATTGTACTGAGAAACATGGCTTTAATTGGAGACGCCCTTTCCCATGCAATTTTACCTGGAATCGTTCTTGCATTTATTGTTGCTGGCTACTCTACCCTCGGCTTTTTTGTTGGTTCAGTACTTGCGGGATTACTCTCCGCCTTTTTAATCACCTGGTTGCAACAAAAAGTTCGGATTAAAAATGATGCTGCCATCGGGATCATCTTTACGTTTATGTTTTCCATTGGCATCATTGGAATCTCCTGGATCAGCGGCAAACAGGGAGTTCATTTGGATTTAAAGGATTTTTTATTTGGGAACTTATTGTCCGTTTCACAGGAAGACCTTTATATGAGCATTATTATGCTGATGCTGGTTACTTTAATCATTATTGTATTCTACAGGCCTCTGTTTGTAACCACCTTCCAACCGGTTATTGCCGGGACCATGGGGATCAATTCAGGAGCCATGCATTATTTGCTGATGTTATTGTTGTCATTGGTGGTTGTGGCTTCACTTCGCAGCGTAGGAGTCATCCTGGTAGTTTCTATGTTAATTACCCCTGCTTCTGCGGCTCTTTTGATAGCAGATCGACTTCACCGGGTTTTGATTTGGGCCAGTCTACTAGGTTCGCTTTCGGCAATTTTGGGTTTAATTCTTTCCATTGCATTTGACTTTCCTGTAGGGCCTTCCATGGCTGTTATGACTACATTCATATATACCATCATAGCTTTATTCGCTCCTAAACGTGGCTTTATACCACGTTTACGAGCTCGCAAAAATCTTCAACAACGGATTCTTATAGAGGATATCTTAAAAAGAGCATCCAAGAATCCAATCCATGAATCGGTAAGCATAGATCAATTTTCAAGCATTACCGGACAAACAGAATCTCAATTAATCAAATGGATGAAAAAGTTGGAACGCCTCGGGCTGATGCGTTCTTTTAAAAATGGATTTCAACTAACAGACCAAGGCCGAATCAGAGCCAATCAAATTGTGCGTGCGCATCGATTGTGGGAAACCTTTTTAGTAGAAGAATTAGGCCTGAATGCTGACCAAATCCATGACGATGCAGAATTCATTGAGCACCATTTATCGGAAGATGATTTAAATCGGCTGGATGAACAATTGGGATATCCAGAAACTGATCCGCATGGATCCCCGATTCCGAAATAA
- a CDS encoding gliding motility-associated C-terminal domain-containing protein, with translation MSKSFSVFLFFLILGMPSGNAQYCAFDEMHQTLLKTDTFYKKRVEDMERLIYNQSLALQQKKVNPRSKANYILPVVIHLIVPPGTNVGQGNNLTDAQVEQGLDYLNQAFSNSGPFMAANGVDCGIQFCLARRDPNGQPTNGITRTASTLVADPTCNPGTDAGSDGAIKMLDNWDCTRYINIWLVTDLFNTNFGCSLAGYAYFPGAPCSVDGIVQESRYWNSVGGTVVTAHEMGHYFSLNHTFNGGCTNTNCLLDGDRVCDTPPDNSSSFAPCNTNSCTNDLPDLPDDNTNYMDYTSCSPAHFTDGQRIRMIAALESTRKSLIQSNGCLPPGDYDAAALNLSFSNDLCADSLCASLKLRNDGSKKFSSVQINYSLDGVTPSSIIWTGMLNPTESTLIKIPCIKINPGKHELIITIGNPDNQLDFYLSNNSIKLDFETYPNLNLALDSITPTHCISDGTLAAHASGGTKPYIYKLDKRSGSQTIPYFQLLLSGSYVLTVVDTHNCQANLQIDIPDSCKVINNKKFITNKDARQLGNDCYLLTEERNYQTGSIWYEDKVSLLQSFDIYFDLNLGCIDANGADGIAFVFQPISTSIGVTGGGLGYQGVIPSLAVEFDTWQNANFSDPFYDHVSLMRNGNVDHAASDNLSGPVGMFPGNANAEDCKFHKALIRWSASNQTIEVYIDCNLRLRYSGDIIRSIFNNDPNVYFGFTAATGGAINVQQICLNYITGINKLPDYTICDGESIQIAASPKFDKYQWSPVTGISNASIQNPIFNPDSTTKYFIHYKDFCGFDYRDSLTVHVKKLKLEYDLRLSDSCGSFSGALLHILEKPEDSAALYSMDGVRFWKQIFYELPYAGFYTIYVKIGNCIIPEIIEVGEYKHKLRDSLLWVQGLNCKDSGRIVITGLEGIPPYQYRINGGSWQNDGGFNGLLPGNYVIDIRDSTSCSVQRTVQIVKFINKLSLKQDSADFEIDCCNPRSFIHVSAGGSFPFYYYSLDQNSWTASGAFDSIPSGPHQLVARDEFGCSSDTLYFNVVDHSQISVDTQTFKLCEGEYVQVGSKRYDQSGSYTDVFKNVFCCDSILVTNLVVNPVYSKQNIQTICSGDFIQVGNKSYSSSGIYLDTLQSISSCDSIIYTQLTVNPSSNNKLNYTICAGESIQVGSHQYTNSGTYIDSLTTVKGCDSIIQTQLQVNPNHQQQFNYLKCKGQFVQIGSNVYTKSGHYIDSLSNQFGCDSLIYTDLLIDTVSALLTVDSILCFGDDNGQIEIKAIQGIREFLFALNDPTTYSKQTVYDQLKPGSYTVFIKDSIGCENSYSILLFQPQKLAADLPVEIKLTLGDKITLKPLLNFNPVKIEWTPSTGLSCADCLEPNLQALHDAVYEVRFTDSYGCEVVSQVKILVNNQTDIYIPNVFTPNGDQINDWVTVFGGESIQEVKLFQLFDRWGNLVFENQHFQVNDLAAGWNGLMNGQHMNPAVFVYHAIALRLDGTEIQKIGTITLIR, from the coding sequence GTGAGTAAATCATTTTCTGTTTTTCTTTTTTTCCTCATCCTTGGAATGCCTTCAGGGAATGCACAATATTGTGCTTTTGATGAAATGCATCAAACTTTATTGAAAACAGATACTTTTTATAAAAAGCGGGTGGAAGACATGGAACGTTTGATTTACAATCAAAGTCTGGCGCTTCAGCAAAAAAAAGTGAACCCTCGTTCCAAAGCCAATTATATCTTACCTGTTGTCATTCATTTGATCGTCCCACCGGGCACCAATGTAGGCCAGGGAAATAATCTTACCGATGCCCAAGTTGAGCAAGGACTGGATTATTTAAATCAAGCATTTTCAAATTCAGGACCCTTTATGGCTGCCAATGGAGTGGATTGTGGCATTCAGTTTTGTCTGGCTCGCAGAGATCCTAACGGACAGCCAACCAACGGGATCACCAGGACAGCCAGTACACTGGTTGCGGATCCTACCTGTAATCCAGGAACCGATGCTGGTAGTGATGGGGCAATCAAGATGTTAGATAATTGGGATTGTACAAGGTATATCAATATCTGGTTGGTAACCGATTTGTTTAATACCAATTTTGGATGCAGCCTGGCAGGATATGCTTATTTTCCAGGGGCACCTTGTTCAGTAGATGGTATTGTCCAGGAAAGTCGTTACTGGAATTCTGTAGGAGGTACTGTAGTAACAGCTCATGAAATGGGACATTACTTTTCACTAAATCATACTTTTAATGGGGGCTGTACCAATACCAATTGTTTATTGGATGGAGACCGCGTTTGTGATACCCCACCAGACAATTCGTCTTCCTTTGCACCCTGCAATACAAATTCCTGTACCAATGACTTACCGGATTTACCGGATGACAATACCAATTATATGGATTATACTTCCTGTAGTCCGGCTCATTTTACCGATGGTCAACGAATTCGGATGATTGCGGCGTTGGAATCCACCCGAAAATCACTCATCCAATCAAATGGATGCCTGCCACCCGGTGATTACGATGCAGCTGCATTGAATCTCAGTTTTAGTAACGATCTATGCGCTGACAGTCTGTGTGCAAGTTTAAAATTACGCAATGACGGGTCTAAAAAATTCTCTTCGGTACAAATCAATTACAGTTTAGACGGAGTTACACCATCCAGTATTATTTGGACAGGAATGTTAAATCCTACTGAGTCTACTTTAATAAAAATTCCCTGCATTAAAATAAATCCAGGCAAACATGAATTGATTATTACCATTGGAAATCCGGACAATCAACTTGATTTTTATTTATCTAATAACAGCATTAAGCTTGACTTTGAAACCTATCCAAACCTCAATTTAGCATTAGACAGCATCACGCCAACTCATTGTATCAGTGATGGAACCTTGGCTGCACATGCAAGTGGAGGTACGAAGCCTTATATATATAAACTAGATAAACGAAGTGGGTCACAAACCATTCCCTATTTTCAACTGCTCTTAAGTGGTTCCTATGTTTTGACGGTTGTAGATACTCATAATTGTCAGGCAAATTTGCAAATTGACATTCCCGATAGTTGTAAAGTAATCAATAACAAAAAATTTATCACAAACAAAGATGCAAGACAGCTCGGCAATGATTGTTATTTATTGACTGAAGAAAGAAATTATCAAACTGGATCTATTTGGTATGAAGACAAAGTAAGTTTACTCCAAAGTTTTGACATTTACTTTGACCTGAATTTAGGATGCATCGATGCCAATGGAGCTGATGGAATAGCATTTGTATTTCAACCCATATCCACATCGATCGGTGTAACCGGAGGCGGTTTGGGGTATCAGGGAGTAATTCCCAGTCTGGCAGTTGAATTTGATACCTGGCAAAATGCCAATTTTTCGGATCCGTTTTATGATCATGTTTCCTTAATGCGCAATGGAAATGTAGATCATGCTGCATCGGATAATTTATCAGGACCGGTAGGCATGTTTCCTGGAAATGCAAATGCTGAGGATTGTAAATTTCACAAGGCACTTATCCGTTGGAGTGCTTCCAATCAAACCATTGAAGTTTATATTGATTGTAATTTACGATTGCGTTATTCCGGTGACATCATACGTTCGATTTTTAACAACGATCCAAATGTATATTTTGGATTTACCGCTGCAACCGGAGGTGCCATTAACGTTCAACAAATTTGTTTAAATTACATTACAGGAATTAACAAATTGCCGGATTATACTATTTGTGATGGAGAATCCATACAAATTGCAGCCAGTCCAAAATTTGATAAATATCAATGGAGCCCGGTTACAGGTATTAGCAACGCAAGCATACAAAATCCAATTTTCAATCCAGATAGTACAACGAAATATTTTATTCACTATAAAGATTTTTGCGGATTTGATTACCGCGATTCTTTAACGGTGCATGTCAAAAAATTAAAACTGGAGTACGACTTACGCTTATCAGATAGTTGTGGTTCATTTTCAGGAGCATTACTTCATATTTTGGAAAAACCCGAAGACAGTGCCGCACTTTACTCAATGGATGGGGTTCGATTCTGGAAACAAATTTTTTATGAACTGCCCTATGCGGGATTTTATACCATTTATGTCAAGATTGGAAATTGCATCATTCCTGAAATTATTGAAGTCGGAGAATACAAACATAAACTGCGGGACAGCTTGTTATGGGTTCAGGGGTTAAATTGCAAAGATTCCGGAAGAATTGTAATAACCGGATTGGAAGGAATTCCACCCTATCAATACCGAATCAATGGAGGCAGCTGGCAAAATGATGGAGGCTTTAATGGCTTGTTGCCTGGAAATTATGTCATAGATATTCGGGATTCGACTTCGTGTAGTGTACAACGGACTGTACAAATTGTAAAGTTCATTAATAAATTAAGTTTAAAGCAAGACAGTGCAGATTTCGAAATTGATTGTTGCAATCCAAGATCGTTTATTCATGTGAGTGCCGGAGGATCGTTTCCTTTTTATTATTATTCATTGGATCAAAATTCATGGACCGCTTCCGGAGCATTTGACTCCATTCCATCGGGCCCCCACCAACTGGTTGCAAGAGATGAATTTGGTTGCAGCTCTGATACTTTGTATTTTAATGTAGTAGATCATTCCCAAATTTCTGTTGATACCCAAACTTTTAAATTATGTGAAGGCGAATATGTACAAGTAGGTTCAAAGCGTTACGATCAAAGCGGCAGCTATACTGACGTTTTTAAAAATGTATTTTGTTGCGACAGTATTTTGGTAACCAATTTAGTAGTTAATCCAGTCTATTCAAAACAAAATATTCAAACAATTTGCAGTGGTGATTTTATTCAAGTTGGAAATAAAAGCTATTCAAGCTCAGGAATTTATTTAGATACTTTACAATCAATTTCTTCTTGTGACAGTATCATTTATACCCAACTCACTGTGAATCCTTCCTCAAATAATAAACTGAATTATACGATATGTGCAGGCGAATCCATTCAAGTAGGGAGTCATCAGTACACCAACAGCGGAACCTACATTGATAGCCTCACCACAGTTAAAGGTTGTGACAGCATCATCCAAACACAACTGCAGGTAAATCCCAACCATCAGCAACAATTCAATTATTTAAAATGCAAAGGACAATTTGTTCAAATTGGATCGAATGTATACACTAAAAGTGGCCATTATATTGACAGTCTTAGCAATCAATTTGGCTGTGATAGTTTGATATATACCGACTTACTGATAGATACAGTAAGTGCCTTGCTTACAGTAGATTCTATTCTGTGTTTTGGTGATGACAACGGGCAGATTGAAATCAAAGCAATTCAGGGCATTCGGGAATTTTTATTTGCTTTAAACGATCCAACTACTTATAGTAAACAGACTGTCTATGATCAATTAAAACCTGGTAGTTATACTGTTTTTATCAAAGATTCGATAGGCTGCGAGAACAGCTATTCGATTCTATTATTTCAGCCGCAAAAATTGGCTGCAGACCTTCCTGTTGAAATTAAACTTACCCTTGGAGATAAAATTACTTTAAAGCCACTTCTCAACTTTAATCCGGTAAAAATTGAATGGACTCCATCAACCGGATTGAGTTGTGCGGATTGTCTTGAACCAAATTTACAAGCACTGCATGATGCAGTCTATGAAGTACGTTTTACTGATTCCTATGGTTGCGAAGTCGTAAGCCAGGTAAAAATTTTAGTAAACAATCAAACCGATATTTATATACCCAATGTATTTACACCCAATGGAGATCAAATCAATGATTGGGTCACTGTTTTTGGAGGGGAAAGTATACAGGAAGTTAAGTTGTTTCAATTGTTTGATCGTTGGGGCAACCTGGTATTTGAAAATCAGCATTTTCAGGTAAACGATCTGGCAGCAGGCTGGAATGGCTTAATGAATGGACAACATATGAACCCAGCCGTATTTGTTTATCATGCCATAGCCTTACGATTGGATGGAACAGAAATACAAAAGATAGGAACGATCACATTGATCCGGTAA